A single genomic interval of Eleutherodactylus coqui strain aEleCoq1 chromosome 3, aEleCoq1.hap1, whole genome shotgun sequence harbors:
- the PTGS2 gene encoding prostaglandin G/H synthase 2, translating to MIIHGLFLCSLLVSAYAANPCCSNPCQNRGVCMTIGYSGYECDCTRTGYYGENCTTPEFLTWLKITLKPSPSTVHYILTHYKGVWNIVNNISFLRDRIMQYVLTSRSHLIDSPPTYNSYYDYKNWEAYSNISYYTRSLPPVGKDCPTPMGVKGYKELPSVKTVIEKVLLRRQFIPDPQGTNIMFAFFAQHFTHQFFKTDVKRGAAFTKGLGHGVDLSHVYGETLDRQHKLRLKKDGKLKYQIYDGEMYPPTVNETGAEMLYPPHVPEHLKLAVGQEVFGLVPGLMMYATIWLREHNRVCDVLIQEHPEWDDERLFQTARLILIGETIKIVIEDYVQHLSGYHFKLKFDPELLFNQRFQYQNRIAAEFNTLYHWHPLLPDTFQINDREYNYQQFMYNNSVMLEHGISQMVESFSKQTAGRVAGGRNFPAAVYRVAMASIEQSREMRYKSLNEYRKHFMLKPFKSFEELTGEKEMSAELEKLYGDIDAMEFYPGLLVEKPRPDAIFGETMVEIGAPFSLKGLMGNPICSPEYWKPSTFGGKVGFNIVNTASLQKLICENAKDCPVASFHILKSKLSESATINVSSNSALEEVNPAVLLKERSSEL from the exons ATGATTATACACGGACTTTTCCTGTGTTCTCTTCTTGTTTCTGCTTATGCAG CCAACCCTTGCTGTTCTAACCCATGTCAGAACCGAGGTGTGTGCATGACTATTGGCTACAGCGGATATGAATGTGATTGCACAAGGACAGGATACTATGGTGAAAACTGCACCACAC CGGAATTTTTAACATGGCTGAAAATCACCTTAAAGCCGTCACCCAGCACTGTACACTACATCCTAACGCACTATAAAGGTGTCTGGAATATAGTGAATAATATTTCATTCCTGCGGGATAGGATTATGCAATACGTGTTAACAT CACGATCTCACTTGATTGATAGCCCACCTACCTACAACAGTTACTATGACTATAAAAACTGGGAAGCATATTCCAATATTTCATACTATACTCGATCACTGCCACCAGTAGGAAAAGACTGCCCGACACCAATGGGGGTTAAAG GATACAAAGAGCTCCCAAGTGTCAAGACGGTTATAGAGAAGGTCTTACTGAGAAGACAGTTTATCCCAGATCCACAAGGAACCAATATCATGTTCGCATTCTTTGCACAACACTTTACACATCAGTTCTTTAAAACTGATGTCAAGAGAGGCGCTGCCTTCACTAAAGGTCTAGGGCATGGG GTTGATTTAAGTCACGTCTATGGAGAAACTTTAGACAGACAACACAAGCTACGACTAAAGAAGGACGGAAAGTTAAAATACCAG ATTTATGATGGTGAGATGTATCCTCCAACAGTCAATGAAACTGGGGCTGAGATGCTGTATCCACCACATGTGCCAGAACATCTCAAATTGGCCGTTGGGCAAGAAGTGTTTGGTCTTGTTCCAGGTCTGATGATGTACGCTACAATTTGGCTAAGAGAACACAATCGAGTCTGTGATGTTCTTATACAGGAGCATCCCGAGTGGGACGATGAACGTTTATTCCAAACTGCAAGACTTATTTTGATTG GTGAAACCATTAAGATTGTAATTGAAGATTATGTGCAGCATCTAAGTGGATATCACTTTAAACTGAAGTTTGACCCCGAGCTGCTATTTAACCAGAGATTCCAATATCAGAACCGAATTGCTGCAGAGTTCAACACCCTTTACCATTGGCACCCTCTTCTGCCAGACACTTTCCAGATAAATGACCGGGAGTACAACTATCAGCAGTTCATGTACAATAATTCTGTCATGCTGGAACATGGAATATCACAAATGGTTGAATCTTTTAGCAAGCAAACTGCTGGAAGG GTGGCCGGTGGTAGAAACTTCCCAGCAGCTGTGTATAGAGTGGCCATGGCTTCTATAGAACAAAGCCGAGAGATGAGATACAAGTCCCTTAATGAATATAGGAAGCATTTTATGCTGAAGCCCTTCAAGTCCTTTGAGGAACTGACTG GAGAGAAAGAAATGTCTGCGGAACTTGAAAAACTCTACGGAGACATCGATGCTATGGAGTTTTATCCAGGACTTTTGGTGGAAAAGCCCCGTCCAGATGCCATATTTGGAGAGACCATGGTTGAAATTGGTGCTCCATTTTCCTTGAAAGGTCTAATGGGTAATCCAATTTGCTCTCCTGAGTACTGGAAACCCAGCACTTTTGGTGGAAAGGTTGGCTTTAACATTGTGAACACGGCGTCTTTACAAAAGCTCATCTGTGAAAATGCTAAAGACTGTCCTGTTGCTTCGTTTCATATCCTAAAAAGCAAGCTGAGTGAGTCAGCAACCATTAATGTAAGTTCAAACTCTGCACTGGAAGAAGTAAACCCTGCCGTACTACTGAAGGAACGCTCATCAGAATTGTAA